ATGGAGTTTAATCCTATCAATTAGGCAAGTGTTCATCTCCATTCTGGggttttcttttcatatgttgGAGCCAATAAATTTCCTTTCTAGTGTTAAAACATTTTGGGGGCAGCCAAAAGGCCTGAAGGCCTTGGTCCTGTGTCTCCCGGGGCTAATGTGATGGACAAAGGCAGGAGCCAAGGGCTTACCTGGACAGAAGCCACCTGCTGGTTGGGCACCACAAGTTCTGGGATGATAACTACAAGTGTGGACAAGAAGGGGTCAGTGGGGTCAGGGCCAGCGCCCACCTGGCTGAGTGCTGATCACAAGCCCAGCTTAGGACGCAGTCTCCCCAAAACTTCCCTCAACCTCTCTATCATCAAAACCCCCCATTACAACAGCCTCTGAGTCATCAGTTAGCAGCTCATCCGCCTCCCAttgtgcagatggggaaactgaggcccaaagagggaGGCCCTGGCCCAGGGTCCGATATGAgttggggcagagctggggtctcCCCTCCTGTTGAAACCTTGAAGGAGAGGCAGAATTGgagtccttcctttctttccaaggGCGCTAAGGGGGGTCGATGGGAGCTGCCCAAAGGAAATCCTGGCCGAGTATGGAGGGAAGGGCTGGCCACTTACCAAAAGTCTTATTGGCAGGCAGAAAATAGGGAGCGTTGTCATTCACGTCCTCGATGGTGATGGCAAGGCTTCCTAGAGGAACAAGTTTGGCTGGTTCTGGCCTCTAGGCAGAGGCCTGACCCAGAAAGCCTGCACCTCAGCCATGACCCCCGCTGCCTCCCTCCCACGCATCTCCTATGCActgccccctgctcctgccctggggTGCCCACTCAGTTTCCTCTGCGGCACAGAGTATCCTCCCCATACCTCAGAGAGGGTAGCACCTTGTCCGAGATCATCCGGCAGGGACAGCCCGGCCCAGGTACGTGCTACCTGGCCACTACATGAGCCTGACACTTGCTAGCTGTGTAAACTGGGTTACTGATCTGGCCgccatgtgcctcagtttcctcatttataaaactgGACAGGGATCCCCTACCCCACCAGTTGTGTGGGAGTAACATAAAGACGTGTTTTTTACAGTGCCTGGCCCAGCTCTCGGCTGCGGGACGGTCTCAAAGCAGGCGACTGTTAATGTGGTTCTTCCAGCCGTCACAATCAGAGGTGGGTATGAGCACCCAAGACACCAGCGAGTCTGTGCCAGGCACCGCGCTAAACGCTTTTCTCGCATGTTCTCGTCTTCGTGGCCAATCTACTGCCCAGCGCCACTTGACAGATGGGGATGGAAACTTAGGGAGGTGTCACAACTTTCCCGGTGACACAGCTGCTAAGGCCTGGGGCCGGAAGTCAGACCCCAGCCTCGTGGGCCCCAGCCCGTGGCCCCCATGCCGCAGCCTGCCGAGCCCGGCGGGCGGGCCGCCTCACCGTTGTCGCTGTAGGCCAGGAAGCGCGGGTCCGTGGTGAGGTCACAGGCCCGCACGACCAGCGTGACCAGGTCACAGGTCTCATAGTCAATGGCCTCGCTCTGACTGATGAACACCGAGCCGTTGGCCAGCACAGAGAACCAGCCATGGCACAGGCTGCCCACGTTGACCCTGGCCTTGGTACAGATGACGTTCACAAGTTGTACCTCCAACTGGGCCATGGTATCCACGTCCCGGGCAATCACCTGGGCCACCAGGCCATGCTGTGAGCCGTTCTCAGCTACACGGATGCCCCGGAGCGAGGCTGAGTCCAGAGTGGGTGCTTCATCGTTCACGTCCTCCACGGACACAAAGACTTTTGCCGTGGCCTCTTTCCCTTGGGGGTCTGGGTTCTCGGCACTCACTGTCAGATTGTAGGCGGCCTGTGTCTCATAGTCCAGGCTCACGTCCGAGGGCAGCCAGAGGTGGCCCTCAGCCCACCCAGACCCCAGCAGCGAGCCTCGGAGCACGAAGTTGTTGGCGCCGCTCCCCGACAGGCTGAAGCTGATGCGGTTGTTGGCTTCCGTCTGATCCGCATCCCAGGCCTTCACCACGCCCACCAGCTCTCCTGTGGATGAGGGCAGACTTCACAGGGACCCTGGCCCTGCCACAGACGCTTCCTCTGCCCTCGCCTCCCTCAAGTGCCCCTGGGAGGGGTCAGATGCTTCActgggccccagccccagtgCCCCGCCTGACCCAGAAAGAACTTACCTGGGTCCCTCTCCTTCACCGAGAAGGAATAGACGGACTGGTTGAAGATGGGCAGGTTGTCATTGATGTCCTGCGGGCAGAGGAAGTTCTGAGCCCGGGGGCCTCAGGAGCCCCCACGGTTCAGCCTCCCCAGAGCCAGACTGAGAAGCTCGCGTTTCCTCTGACCAAGGCACAGACTCTCACTCAACGTCTCCTcagttcacagatgagaaaagggCCTCTGAGAGGAGAGAACTAGCCCAGGGCGCACACCTGGGGCTCACAGGCCTGTGGCAGGACCTCTGAAGGTAGTTTTACACTTTCAGGGAGCCCCAGCTCCTAACCCTGTTTGTCCGACCACAACTCAGAGCCATCTCAGACTCTGCTCTCAGGAAGGGCGGTTGAGTCCCTATCAGTGTCCCTGTCCGGCCCAGCTTGACTCCCCATCTCTCGGATTTATTGTGTTGGTACTAATACTGCTGTTTCCACAAAGGCCCCATGGCCCAAGCTTTCCCTTGTCCCCTCTTTTCTCCTGTCCCTCCTGCGCTCAGGCGACCCCATGACACTGCTCTGTGCTCAGGCAGAGCTGAGCTCCGGGCGCCTGCCAAGGCTTAGGCCTGGTCCTGGCCTTAGATGCCCAGTGTTTTCTGTTCTCAACTACCCTCTCCAGCCCTGGCCACCCACACCTACAGAGACTGCCACTGCTGTCACCGCACGGAGCTGCCTCCAGACTGCTTCCTCCCCAAACACCGGTGTATGCTGGGGGTGCCCTTGGCTTTTCCAGACCTTCCCCGGGGCAGCCCACACGTGCTGCTTCTGCCTTCAGTTTTTTCTAAAGAATGGTTCGACAGACATCTTTGGAAACAAAGCCATCTCCCCCTTAACTAGATGTATTTTCTGCTGGTGATTGCCCAGAATGGCGTTTCTGGCTCAGTGCACGTGGCCAGCTGTTTCCTAAGTCACAGGGGTGGCCAAGAGCACAGCTCTGAGTTAAATCCAGCCCCGCCTCTGCCTCACATgtgacttgacttctctgagcctcaatgtcTTCATCTGCAGGATGGGGTCATAGTCCCCACCCTAGGGGCAGTTGTGAGGACTAGTTTGGGGGTGTGAAAGGACCTACTCACTCACTAAACACagttctgctttcttccttcttcatggCCTACTTCACCCCAAGGACAGCCGAACAAGCTGACAAGTCCTAATTTggcttctgtttctccattttcctttaaGTCTCCCTCTGATCCTTGCAGGAAAGCAGCACATCCCACCGCAGTGGCACACAGGGCTGCACTGTGGGGTGGTGTGGGCTGTGCACTGCACAGGCCTAGGGGGCGCCACCCGCATCACAGACATTGTAGAGGCGCCCATTTGTTACAACGCTTTTGTAGAGGAAGGTGCCCTGTGGGCTGGTGGCAGCCTAAGAACCAGACAGACTGGGTTCAAAACCCCATTCTGCGGCCCCAGACAAGCCTCTcaccctccctgcctcagtttcctgatcaataaaatggtaataggggcgcctgggtggctcagtcattaagcgtctgccttcggctcagggcatgatcctggcgttctgggatcgagccccacatcagactcctcggctgggagcctgcttcttcccctcccactccccctgcttgtgttccctctctcgctggctgtctctctctctgtcgaatgaataaataaaatctttaataaaaaataaataaaatggtaataaccATCCCTACCTTGCAGGGCCAGGTGTGTAGTAAACCCTGTAAATGCTGATTTTCAccccttctctttacctttgAATGGTGGGGAGGCGATAGGAGAGTTTCAGTAGAACTTTGTGAATGGTAATTAGAGTCAATATGGTAAGAAGTTCCTGCCCTGTCTGTGGGAGAAACGTTCTAAGACCCCCAGCGGATGACTGAAACCACAGATGGTACCGAAACCTGTATACACTACGCTTTTTCCTATACGTACATACcagtgataaagtttaatttataaattaggcatcgAATATaccatatattctatatatagtagagataactaataataaaataactaataataactAATGATAAATAGTTAATaagaactaataataaaatagagcagttataacaatatactgtgaTAACAGCCAATGTGAATGTGgctcctccctgtctctctctccaaatatgCGACTGTCCTGTACTCGTCCTACttatgatgatgtgagatgaggACATGCGCACgcgatgagatgaagtgaggcgATGACGTGGGCGTTGTGACGTCGCTAGGCTGCTCCTGACCTCCTGACGATCTGTTACGGCAGAAGGGGGACCATCTGCCCCCAGACCGCTGCTGACTGCCGCTGACCCAAACTGAGCAAAGCGAAACCAGGGAACGAGGAGGTCGGGGGCAGGGGGGTGACTGCGTACACTGAGTACCTTCGTTGGGCCGGGCACTCTGCAAAGCACTGTCCGTTCGTTAACTCCCTTTCTGGtatttttatcaccattttacaggtgagggcaCAGGGAGGTTGAGTGattgcctaaggccacacagctgagcCAGAACCCTAACTCAGGCAGCCTACTTCCAGAACTCTCTTGCCCACCACACTGCAAAGGGCAGAAATGTGACTCCagttggaggggtgggggctccGGCCGTTTGCTGGGAGCTCCCCAACACAGGGCCCGTCCTGGCATCCTGCCTGTGGCTGAGCCAGGCCTTACCTCCACGTTGATGGTGACATTGACTTCAGTGCTGAGGACAGGCACGCCACAGTCAGCCACAAGCACGGTCAGCACAATCCGGCCCCCCAGGGCAGGTTCAATGGCCTCTCGGTCAAGGGGCCCCAGGTTTCTGAGAATCCCTTTATCAGGGTCCACCGAGAAGTTGTGGCTGTAGGGGCCCGGCAGCAGGCTAAAATGCAGACGGCTGTTGTTGGTGTTGGGCTGATCGTTGTCCTGAGCCTGTGGGAGAACCAGCATCCGGACATTAGGTCTCAGGGGCTACCCAGCTCCCCAGCGCCTCCCCTGCAGCCTGGCCTCCCCCTCCAGCACTGGCCCATAAAGGCAGTAACTGGGCCTAATGCCAGTGGGACACGGGCCAATCTCTCAGCCTCAGTCTCCCATCAAAGAGGGTCAGATCCATGGCTTGCAAGGGCTTCTGAGGTCTTAAGCCCTGAGGTCATTCATCGATCCCACAAACATTTACTGCATACCGACCATGAGCCCAGTCCTGTTCTAGACGCTGGCACCGAGTCATGAGCAAGACAGTGCCCTTACGAAGCTGAGGTTCTAGTGGAGAGGAGGCATGGGGCAGTATATCATAAATATTCGAGATTCAAAAACAAGCAAGTATAAAATAAGTGTGAAGTCCAACGAGATTCTGATTTTCCCACAATGACTATTTCAgtgctgtttttttaaaacagctgaTTCTTCACCcaattcgtgtgtgtgtgtgtgcacgcgtgcgtgcatgtgtgtgtgtgtgtgttcctgtccTGCCAGGGTTCTGAATGTGTGCTTGGTTTGCCTTTGGGGTGATCCAGCATGAAGAATACAGCAGGTTTGCCCCCAGGCCTTTGCATAGGCCTTCCTCTCACCCTGAACGCCCTCTACACCTCTCTGTCTGACTCCAGGCCAGGTTGGTGATTCCCCGGGGCCTCCGCATCCTTGGAGCTATCTTCAACACAGCACAAGTGACGCCCTTGGGTGTCTGGCACCCTCCCCCTAAATGAGGGTCACGTGGGGGCAGGAATTACGGTGGATTCATCTCAGGGGACTGGGGCCCAGCAAAGGGCCTAGTGCACCGCAGGTTATTCAGCAAATGTGGCTTTGAATCCAGAGCTGGGCTACTCTGACTTGGAACCTCGTCTTGTCCCTTCCTccttgcccatcccccaccttcaGCTGTTtcatttcagttcctttgggaTCTTGTGTATTAAATGCCTCCTGTACAGGCAGCCAGAGGTGGTTTTTCCAGAAGCCTGACCCTGTCTGTTCACCTCTCAGCACTTTGAATTCAGGCCAATTAATTCACCAAGGGCTTCTCAGAGCTCACGCTGGGCACTGCGGTTACAGCAGCAGATCTAAAATGCTCCTGCCCCACGGAACCCACAGACCCgaggagcaagaagaaaaagCCCAGGTTTCAGGGCAGAAAGGTCTGAGCTCTGGCTTCAGGGCTGCCACCTACTGGCTGTGCAAGCCCAAaaaagtcacttcacttctctggccTCAGTGTCCTTCTGTGAACTGGGGAACATTAGAGCGTCTGCTTCACAAGTCAGTCAGGACCCCAGGGATGGGGATGTGCTCTGCAGACCTCACAGCCCCGGGAGTAGGAGTGCGCTCTGTGGCCACGTGATTGCCATTCTGAGGACCTGGTTTCTTTCCCACTTCTTCCAAGGCCCCCTTTCAGATGACTCCGGGAGATGCTTGCCTCTGATGTTTGTCTGGAGCCAATCGTGGATTTTTATCTCATAGACTCTGTGAACCTGGCTACTGGTATTTCCTTTTTTGCAGTGGCTATCAGGAAGCCCAGAACTGAATTTTCAGCTCCCCTCCTGCAATTGTGTGGTCTGGGTTCTAACTTTACCTTTGTGCCCATTAGCAACACCactctcattttccctttttccttatttctccgGTTTTTTTACCTGACTTTTTCATCAAAGTCACCTCAAACCCTTTTTGCAATGAGACAGGGGCTGGAATTAAAGAGCAGTACGTTTTTGAGGacatgctctgtgctgggctttgTGCTGAGacctttacatgtattatctcattattCCCCAAGTGACCCTAGGAACAAGGACCATGATTGTCCTCGTTTTCCaaagaggagacagaggcccagagagacgGATAAACATTCTCAGGACCCCAGAGGAGACCCCAGACTCCAACCCAGGGCCGGCATGACTACAGAGCCAGGCTCGGTCCCCCGCCCCTGTCCCAGCCGCCGAGTCCAGGCCAGCCCGCACCTGGATGGTCACGAAGACGtcgccctcctcctcctggacAAAGATGTTATAGGAGCCGATGACCACAGGGGAGTTGTCGTTGATGTCCAGTAGGACGACGTGCAGCGTAGTGGAGCCCGACAAGTTCCCGCCATCTGTGGCCTGCAACGTGAGGTGGTACTCGGCCTGCTGCTCTCGGTCCAACAGGTTGCTGTTCCTCACTGTCACTGTGCCCGTGTCCGGATCCACCGCAAAGATGTCCGCCCTGTGCAGCGTGGCCAGAGGCAGCAAACAAAAATACGGGATACCCCCTTCagttagaatttcatataaaccaTGAACAATGTTttagtatgtcccatgcaatatttgccACCTACTTATACTGAACAAATTatctgttgtttatctgaaattgaaACGGAACTGGGTGTCCCATAGTTTACCTGCCTACACTAGCCCCACCGCGAGGtagagaggcagagctgggcctcGCTCGTccgcctgccccctgcccaccctgAGACCTTACCCGTTCCCTGGAAGCAGGCTGTAGGTGATGCGGCCCCCCTCACCCGTGTCGGGGTCAAAGGCCTGTGAGGCAGAGAGATAGGCAATGGGACATGGTTTGGAAACGATGGCACTCACTGCCAGCCACACAATCGAAGGGGACAGGGCTGTCCTGCTTCCTgtcacagagggagaaggcccAACGCACTCCGATTCACAAGCAAACACCCcccacacatgcgtgtgcactgGCTCAGGCCTGAGGACATCGGATGATACCGAGACTCAGGCAGGGTCACGGTCCCCAGGTCTGCCCTTCTCCGTGTCTCACCTAGCACAGCCCCATGGGGTCCCCGCCACTCACGTGGATGCTGTTGGTGACCACAGTGCCGTTTGCACTGTGCTCCTGGATACTGAGGTTGTACAGGCTCTGGGGGAATGTGGGCCTATGGTCATTAATGTCTCTAAGGTGGATGGTTACCAGGGCGACGGAGGCGTTCCCACTGACTGAGTCAGTAGCCACGACctgaggacagaggaagaagcagcagcagtgggACCAGAGTGCCCGTGGACTGTGCTCCCGGGCGCCCCAGAGCGGCCCTCACCTGCACGAGCATCACCGTCTTTGTCTCGTAGTCCACCAGCGCAGGAGCCCTCACCAGCACCTGCACGTCCACTGAGCCTGCTGCCCGCTCAGGGGAGACGCTGAAGGCTGCGGCATCAGGGCCCGCCACGGTCAGCAGGAAGGTGCCATTGCTGCCCTGTGGAGACGGGCCTGGGGTATAGTCGAGACCCCAACCCCTGCAGTGCACCAGCCTGCATCTGGCCCCCAATCCCTGGCTGAAGGCTCCGTGTCATGAGGCCCGGCCCTCTGAAGTCCCATGAGAAGGGACTTTCAAAAGACTGCAGCAAGAGGGCCTTGGGGAAGCTGGGCTGCTCACTGTTCCCTGCAAATGTGGGCTCATCAGGAGAAGATGTCCCCAGGCGCCTGGGCTCCTGGCTTGGGCTGGAAAGACAGAGCCTGGACACACTGCCCTCGCTCCTGGAAGACATTACTGAGTCTTCTTTACCATCCCCCACTCAACACGGTCCACCACCCATACCAACACCAAACACCAGCAACACCCGGCATCACCCCGTTACCCACACCACCCTCCATTCCACACCCCTTCCACCCCACTCAACTCCAACCACCAAATCaacacacccacccacctaccaCCACCCAATaccaccctccaccccacagTTTGTACCAACTCAATATCGCCAAATACTACCAAACACTGTCCACAGGTATTCATTGTTCAGTACCACCCAGCTCACCCACCACTCAGTACCCACCCCCACTTAAGAACACCCTCCAACTTCACACTCAGGCCATTTTATGCTCAACACTGCCGCGTCCGCCAATATCCAACACCCCAACATCCCTCAGCTTCACCAagcacccatcaccagcctctcctcAACACCACTGAACACTATACCCCGCTCAACATTACCTAGCATCCAGTATTAACCCGCTCAATCCTGCCCTTCTGTTCAGCACCGCCTAGCATAGTCCTGAGCACAAAACTACCCACCAGCGTGACATCACCCCACATTTCCCAATATCACCTAACAACTCCGATTTTCCAATCAgcaccacaaccaccaccactcAGCTCCCCACTCTGCACCGTGGTACCGAATTCTATGGCTCACTCCCCACCATGCCCCCTAGCCATCTCCCACCATCACCCTCGCCCGGCCATCCCTTGCCTGGGTGCACCTGCCTTGTCTGGGTCGTAGACCACCATGGTGAGGTCATCGATGGGGATGCGGGAGGACGCGTGCTCATCCACGTAGCCAGTGAAGTTGACCTGGGCCTCTTGAGGGGTGAAGGTGCAGGCTGGAAGGCTGCAGTTGTAGAACTCAGGTTTGTGGTCGTTGACATCTGTCACCGTCAGCGTGACCCATATGCTCACCTTGGCCTCCTGCCCATAGATGTTGGGGTGCATCTCGGTGGCCTGGGGGCCGAGCAGAAACCAGAGAGCAGAAGTCAGAGAACCAAGGCAAAGAGAGAACAGAGGTCAAAGGTGTGGTTCAAAAGAGGCAGTGAGGGGCGCCtctgtggcacagcggttaagcgtctgccttcggctcagggcgtgatcccggcgttatgggatcaagccccatgtcaggctcctccgctatgagcctgcttcttcctctcccactccccctgcttgtgttccctctctcgctggctgtctctatctctgttgaataaataaataaaattaaaaaaaaaaaaaaagaggcagtggACCCCTCACTCACCGTGACTTGCACCTTCACCTCCTCATCCTCGTCCAGCAACTGCTCACGGTCCAGGGAACCACTGACTGTGATCACCCCATCCGGGCCAATGTCGAACCAGCCGGGCCTTGTGGAGTCTGGGGAAAGGCAGTAGGAGCTGCTATTTCCAGTGGCTCTGGCAgagcccccaccccttcctccacctGGGGACACCCCCGTTCTCACTGGAAATGCTGTAGGTCACCGGGTCATTGATGCCTTTGTCACCATCCACAGCCTCTACCTTCAGCACTGACGTTCCCTGTGCAGAGAAGCAGCTGGTTTCAGGGTGCCAGACCCTTTCCCGGCCTCTGTGTCCACCCAGACCCCTCTGGGTCCCCTGGCACACCTGGGGTGCGTCCTCAGCCACAGAGGCCGAGTAGAACTCCCTGATAAACTGGGGGTCCAGGTCTGGCTGGTCTATCACAGAGATGGACAGGAAGACAGGCGAGGAGCACTGGATGATGAAGCTGTTGTTGTATGTGCCGCCCGAGTCCTGCGGGGAGACAGGTCTCCATAAGGCCAGGCCTCGGGCTGCGGCGCCCCTCCGTCTGCACCCCCACTCACACAGGCCTTCAGCTCCAGCTGATAGAAGGCACTCTTGTTGTTGTAGCTGAGGCTGCCATTGAGGACGATGGAGCCATTGGGGAGGATCTCGAAGAGGTGCTGGCTGTCCCCAGTGCGAGGGATGACCTGAGGCAGAGCACAGTCAAGCCAGAACCCCCCTCTGAGACACTGGGGCTCGAACTCGGCTCTGCTCTGGACCAGCCCTGCCGCCCTCACCACATCACacgacctctctgagcctcagtttccacctctggGAAATGAGCTCAGGTATCTCAGCAGTGGGTTGAGAGGAGAGTCAATGAGGTAAGGTATGTGCTGGGGTCATCACAGGCAGGAGACAGGAGCTGTAGCTGGCAAACTTGTCTGCAGGAGAACTGGGGTCACGCACCcccgctgtgtgaccttggacaagacacTGTgcctctcagtttcctcttctgtgtatCATGAACTCAGCAAGGGCCCAAACAGTGGCccaggagagagggtgggaagaagggtCCTGTCCATGGCAGGCACCCTCCTTAAGTAGTTTGGGCAAGTGAGGTCCAGAGGGGGCCAGCAAAAGGTTTGGGAGCCAGGGCCGGGCCACCACTAAAACCCTGTCCTCACCCCAACATGCAAAAGTTCCTGCAGGCTGTGTGGGAGATGCTGTCCCCTGGTGGTCTTGAGGAGCAGTGGGGCCCATATTCCCACGGGACTTGTCCGCACTCACCTCTTCTATGTGGTACACCACTGCTCCTGCCGACCCCGTGTCTGGGTCCGTGGCCAGCACAGAAAACACCAGGGAGCCGATGGGCAGGGTCTGTAAAGAGGAAGTCCAATCCATCCCCTCTGTGACCGAGCACTCATTTCCCCTCCCTGAGCTTGCGCCCCAATTGTACCACAGGGATAAGGCTTTCTGGAGCCTGAAACCCAgtgctcccctttccctcccacctgGGCTGGGCCTCTGGAgacagctggggggagggagggatgggagcaGAGtaccccctcttcctctccctaccACCTCAGTTGGCTTCTGATATACAGAGCCCCTTGGGATAAGGATGCACAATCATTCCAGAACCCAGGATGTGTCACTCAAACAGCCTGTGGGTTCTCTCCAGCCATAGCAGTACATTCCAGACAGCACCCTGCAGAGCTGGAAGTTTCTTTGGAGAGGCCTTTGCCCCCTGTGACCTGTCCACACCCTCAGTATTTCCACACAGTGGTCAAAGTGATCTTTGAAAATCGTGAATCAGACCACATCACTCTTGTGTTAAACACCCTCTGGCCACCTCTGTGACCTCACCTCCTCCTCACCTTCTACCCTCCATTCACACCAGCTTTCTGGTTACGCCTAGAGAACTCCAAAGTCATTCCCAGCTCAAAGCCATTGAATCTGCTGTTCCCTTGCCTGAAACATCCTTCTGCTGGGGCATCCCATGGCTGGCCCCCTCTTGCCGTGTAGGTCTCTGCTCAGTTGTCACCTACTCAGAAAAGCCTTTCCTGGTTGCTCAACCTAAGCCAGACCCCTTCCTGGTTACTTTCTTTCACTTTGCCCTGTTTTACATTCTTCATGGAGCTTATTTCCACCTGAAATAATCCTGCTTATTTAATGTCTCATTGATTATTATCTATATTCTTCATTAGAATTCAAGCTACTGAGGGTAGTGACCAGGTCTGCCTTATTTACCAGATAGTTTCAGCACCAAGGACAGTACctgtatacagtaggtgctccatCAGAGTCTGTCAAATGGCTGCCTGGACCTCACGGGTCTTGTCTGACCTAGTGTGGGGCCCCACACCTCATATACCTTGCAAGCCACATGGTAATGAAGATCCAGGAGTGGTGTTTGCGTTTGCTGCTCAGGGGCCATTGGGGAACCTCCTCTCTGTGCAGGCAGTTCAAGTGCGGCTGCCCTCCCTTACTAGAGGGGAAGGCTCATGACGTAGACCTAGCCAATCAGAGTGTTCCGTACCCCTAGGTTGATAGGCACATGACCCAATGTGAACCATGAGAGTCAACCCTGGAGTTTTAGCCAGGACCATGGAGATAGAAACAGTCTGTGTTCAActtgccaagcagggagctgCTTTCTTATCACCACAAGAGAGAATGGCCCCCTTACCCAAGGATGGGGGCAATAAGATAAGCCAAGCTGAGAGGTGGAGAGAAATCTCTTCTTGATAACATGGTTTGAGTACCTGGATCCACCATGCCTGAAGTTAGTATACCTCTAAATTGTTCAGATACGTGAGAAAATcaattccttctttaaaaaaaagttttgctttcaTAACTGAATCATTCCAATACAGTCTGATTGATTGCAACGTGTTGCTGAAACTATTGTTCATGGGGTTACATTCCCCTGAATTTGGTTCCTGCAGCTGCCCCTTTAAGGGGTGCTTTTCCCTGATCCTGAACCACCCCC
The Ailuropoda melanoleuca isolate Jingjing chromosome 3, ASM200744v2, whole genome shotgun sequence DNA segment above includes these coding regions:
- the CDHR2 gene encoding cadherin-related family member 2 isoform X2, which gives rise to MALPWLSCLLVFTLTVSVAANVAPMFLSNMSRVNLPEDLPVGAEAFWLAAQDQDNDPLIYEISGQFAYFFTVIPTTGEVKLASPLDYETLYLFPITISVSDGHNNPVLRAMQVIVEDRNDNAPIFQNTGFSTSINETLPIGSLVFSVLATDPDTGSAGAVVYHIEEVIPRTGDSQHLFEILPNGSIVLNGSLSYNNKSAFYQLELKACDSGGTYNNSFIIQCSSPVFLSISVIDQPDLDPQFIREFYSASVAEDAPQGTSVLKVEAVDGDKGINDPVTYSISNSTRPGWFDIGPDGVITVSGSLDREQLLDEDEEVKVQVTATEMHPNIYGQEAKVSIWVTLTVTDVNDHKPEFYNCSLPACTFTPQEAQVNFTGYVDEHASSRIPIDDLTMVVYDPDKGSNGTFLLTVAGPDAAAFSVSPERAAGSVDVQVLVRAPALVDYETKTVMLVQVVATDSVSGNASVALVTIHLRDINDHRPTFPQSLYNLSIQEHSANGTVVTNSIHAFDPDTGEGGRITYSLLPGNGADIFAVDPDTGTVTVRNSNLLDREQQAEYHLTLQATDGGNLSGSTTLHVVLLDINDNSPVVIGSYNIFVQEEEGDVFVTIQAQDNDQPNTNNSRLHFSLLPGPYSHNFSVDPDKGILRNLGPLDREAIEPALGGRIVLTVLVADCGVPVLSTEVNVTINVEDINDNLPIFNQSVYSFSVKERDPGELVGVVKAWDADQTEANNRISFSLSGSGANNFVLRGSLLGSGWAEGHLWLPSDVSLDYETQAAYNLTVSAENPDPQGKEATAKVFVSVEDVNDEAPTLDSASLRGIRVAENGSQHGLVAQVIARDVDTMAQLEVQLVNVICTKARVNVGSLCHGWFSVLANGSVFISQSEAIDYETCDLVTLVVRACDLTTDPRFLAYSDNGSLAITIEDVNDNAPYFLPANKTFVIIPELVVPNQQVASVQARDDDSGNNGAILFSILQVDFVAKDGATTPFQGFFRVTTFSEANVFIGSIELVTNLDSTLQGTYQVIVQAQDRPSVGPALEAKITLNLFTVDQSFRVRLQFSMTKEEVGANTDEITAALVQATRTTVYVVSIQDIESTARARGRSYLDAYFVFSNGTALTLDELSVMIRNNQDSMMELLQLGLVVLGSQESQESDLPKLLISVITGLGVALLLVIVVMTTALLCTRKSYHRKLRAVKAAKEAQKTAAGVMPLASAIPGTNMYTAERANPMLNLPTKDLNFESQSSSSDLDHMSLNSLDDNSVDLEKDKETTKSEPLHSPMELDTEPLGVVLSERKMDRGGQQALSFTNAGLDTTDL
- the CDHR2 gene encoding cadherin-related family member 2 isoform X1; protein product: MIAQGRRRWCQSLPAALWQAPDGAGRSPSAASAAPSGAQVLPDVMALPWLSCLLVFTLTVSVAANVAPMFLSNMSRVNLPEDLPVGAEAFWLAAQDQDNDPLIYEISGQFAYFFTVIPTTGEVKLASPLDYETLYLFPITISVSDGHNNPVLRAMQVIVEDRNDNAPIFQNTGFSTSINETLPIGSLVFSVLATDPDTGSAGAVVYHIEEVIPRTGDSQHLFEILPNGSIVLNGSLSYNNKSAFYQLELKACDSGGTYNNSFIIQCSSPVFLSISVIDQPDLDPQFIREFYSASVAEDAPQGTSVLKVEAVDGDKGINDPVTYSISNSTRPGWFDIGPDGVITVSGSLDREQLLDEDEEVKVQVTATEMHPNIYGQEAKVSIWVTLTVTDVNDHKPEFYNCSLPACTFTPQEAQVNFTGYVDEHASSRIPIDDLTMVVYDPDKGSNGTFLLTVAGPDAAAFSVSPERAAGSVDVQVLVRAPALVDYETKTVMLVQVVATDSVSGNASVALVTIHLRDINDHRPTFPQSLYNLSIQEHSANGTVVTNSIHAFDPDTGEGGRITYSLLPGNGADIFAVDPDTGTVTVRNSNLLDREQQAEYHLTLQATDGGNLSGSTTLHVVLLDINDNSPVVIGSYNIFVQEEEGDVFVTIQAQDNDQPNTNNSRLHFSLLPGPYSHNFSVDPDKGILRNLGPLDREAIEPALGGRIVLTVLVADCGVPVLSTEVNVTINVEDINDNLPIFNQSVYSFSVKERDPGELVGVVKAWDADQTEANNRISFSLSGSGANNFVLRGSLLGSGWAEGHLWLPSDVSLDYETQAAYNLTVSAENPDPQGKEATAKVFVSVEDVNDEAPTLDSASLRGIRVAENGSQHGLVAQVIARDVDTMAQLEVQLVNVICTKARVNVGSLCHGWFSVLANGSVFISQSEAIDYETCDLVTLVVRACDLTTDPRFLAYSDNGSLAITIEDVNDNAPYFLPANKTFVIIPELVVPNQQVASVQARDDDSGNNGAILFSILQVDFVAKDGATTPFQGFFRVTTFSEANVFIGSIELVTNLDSTLQGTYQVIVQAQDRPSVGPALEAKITLNLFTVDQSFRVRLQFSMTKEEVGANTDEITAALVQATRTTVYVVSIQDIESTARARGRSYLDAYFVFSNGTALTLDELSVMIRNNQDSMMELLQLGLVVLGSQESQESDLPKLLISVITGLGVALLLVIVVMTTALLCTRKSYHRKLRAVKAAKEAQKTAAGVMPLASAIPGTNMYTAERANPMLNLPTKDLNFESQSSSSDLDHMSLNSLDDNSVDLEKDKETTKSEPLHSPMELDTEPLGVVLSERKMDRGGQQALSFTNAGLDTTDL